A stretch of Paenibacillus peoriae DNA encodes these proteins:
- a CDS encoding AraC family transcriptional regulator: MNGSLFEPRLRDGDYIPRFFAYYYKQWHDYTMSYHDHHSTEIMYMISGFCRVDVQTGENTEESIALRKGEFIMLDAGVPHRLVVEGVQPCRMLNVEFGFTEGVRVGPSIRQIATEEQEVTTLMSRPFPYLVLSDPEEVYYALKSLVLELDQRKEQPGAMAEMLFMQLLVRIARLREEAERSNTQQTDMYIKRCIEFLHLNYDREIVVKDMAAAVNLHPGYLHRIFKKHTGLTLTAYLTMLRMDKARMLLQQTDIPIQEIADYVGVASRQYFHMLFKKHTGQTPVEYRSAVERNVRNYAEEEGD, from the coding sequence ATGAACGGAAGTCTGTTTGAGCCACGGCTACGTGACGGGGATTATATTCCTCGCTTTTTTGCTTACTATTACAAGCAATGGCATGACTATACGATGTCTTACCACGATCATCATTCCACTGAAATTATGTACATGATTTCCGGCTTTTGCAGGGTAGATGTACAAACGGGAGAGAACACGGAAGAAAGCATCGCGCTGCGTAAAGGCGAGTTTATTATGCTGGACGCAGGTGTACCGCATCGACTGGTGGTGGAAGGAGTACAACCGTGCCGGATGCTAAATGTAGAGTTTGGTTTTACGGAAGGGGTGAGGGTAGGGCCGTCTATCCGACAAATCGCAACGGAGGAGCAGGAGGTCACGACTCTCATGTCACGTCCGTTCCCGTATCTGGTACTATCGGACCCGGAAGAGGTATATTATGCGCTGAAAAGTCTCGTGCTGGAGCTGGACCAACGAAAAGAACAGCCGGGTGCAATGGCAGAGATGCTTTTTATGCAATTGCTAGTACGAATTGCACGTCTACGGGAAGAGGCAGAGCGCAGCAACACGCAGCAAACGGATATGTACATCAAACGATGCATTGAATTTCTCCATCTGAACTATGATCGAGAGATTGTGGTCAAGGACATGGCGGCGGCCGTGAATCTGCACCCAGGTTATTTGCACCGTATTTTCAAAAAACATACGGGGCTAACACTCACCGCGTATTTAACAATGCTGCGAATGGACAAGGCCCGTATGCTTCTTCAGCAAACGGACATTCCCATTCAAGAAATTGCCGATTATGTAGGCGTAGCCAGCAGGCAGTATTTTCATATGCTGTTCAAAAAGCACACAGGCCAAACCCCTGTAGAATACCGCTCTGCTGTAGAGCGCAATGTGAGGAACTATGCGGAGGAGGAAGGGGACTGA
- a CDS encoding TetR/AcrR family transcriptional regulator, with protein MTENWHQNLKNKNREELIAAAKELFMKQSFLKVNIKDVCNVAGVSRVTFYKHFQSMNELIFEVQMEILESMTEFVRRAPSAEMSGKEMLTSMLDAWIDYAWKHPEYIKFILLFDLHYEAYDSNQELKEQYNNFVSRGKERHFLMDALEVGFQDGSLKSDTEPLKTAHFIFTSMMGILQKMSLTSKDERNNELEDIEIANRFVGMLIQYLSPESDESPTFR; from the coding sequence ATGACTGAGAACTGGCACCAGAATTTGAAAAACAAAAATCGGGAAGAACTCATTGCGGCTGCAAAGGAACTTTTTATGAAGCAAAGCTTTCTCAAAGTTAATATTAAGGATGTATGCAACGTGGCTGGTGTAAGTCGAGTCACATTCTATAAGCACTTTCAGTCCATGAACGAACTGATCTTTGAGGTCCAGATGGAAATCCTTGAGAGCATGACCGAATTTGTTAGAAGGGCACCTTCAGCCGAAATGAGCGGTAAGGAGATGCTGACTTCGATGCTTGATGCATGGATTGATTACGCTTGGAAACATCCGGAATACATCAAGTTTATTCTTTTATTCGATCTGCATTACGAAGCTTATGATTCAAATCAAGAACTCAAAGAACAGTACAACAATTTTGTTAGCCGGGGAAAGGAACGACATTTCCTGATGGATGCTCTGGAAGTTGGATTTCAAGATGGATCATTAAAGTCCGACACGGAGCCCTTGAAGACCGCTCATTTTATCTTCACGTCTATGATGGGTATACTCCAGAAAATGAGTCTGACGTCCAAGGACGAACGGAATAACGAACTTGAGGATATAGAAATTGCTAACCGATTTGTGGGGATGTTGATTCAGTATTTAAGTCCAGAAAGTGATGAATCCCCTACCTTTAGGTAG